One region of Clavibacter michiganensis subsp. tessellarius genomic DNA includes:
- a CDS encoding FUSC family protein: MRITTTVRTTTRIPFVQVVKTSVAAIIAWFVCIALLPAQLPIFATIAALLVVQPSINQTFGKAVERSLGVITGVLLALVLGLALGTSSGVVLLAVVVAVLVGWVFRLTPGSSTQIPISAMLVLAIGQLSPVYAVDRIVETILGAAIGVVVNIAIAPPVLHEASRRAVVGLAGDCAAALDRLAGALAEPVDREELDRMLVRARELRPRHTKAVAEVDRGLESLTLNPLRRRHRALLEADRELLATLTVLVNRVVGMTRAVHDRYDPSLAEEPVVRGIATELTRAAHDVRLLAEHALPGGGSADAAQEEPALTAPLVVLQPSEEHWILIGSLLEDIRRIRSEIIGGAE; the protein is encoded by the coding sequence GTGCGCATCACCACGACCGTCCGCACCACCACGCGGATCCCGTTCGTCCAGGTGGTCAAGACCAGCGTCGCCGCGATCATCGCCTGGTTCGTCTGCATCGCCCTGCTCCCGGCGCAGCTGCCCATCTTCGCGACCATCGCGGCGCTGCTCGTGGTGCAGCCGAGCATCAACCAGACCTTCGGCAAGGCGGTCGAGCGCAGCCTCGGCGTGATCACCGGGGTGCTGCTCGCGCTCGTCCTCGGCCTCGCGCTCGGCACGTCGAGCGGGGTGGTGCTGCTCGCGGTCGTCGTCGCGGTGCTGGTGGGCTGGGTGTTCCGGCTCACGCCCGGGTCGAGCACGCAGATCCCCATCAGCGCGATGCTCGTGCTCGCCATCGGGCAGCTCTCGCCCGTGTACGCGGTCGACCGCATCGTGGAGACGATCCTCGGCGCGGCGATCGGCGTGGTCGTCAACATCGCGATCGCCCCGCCGGTGCTGCACGAGGCGAGCCGGCGCGCGGTGGTCGGGCTCGCGGGCGACTGCGCCGCCGCGCTCGACCGGCTGGCGGGGGCGCTCGCGGAGCCCGTCGATCGCGAGGAGCTCGACCGCATGCTCGTGCGCGCCCGCGAGCTCCGGCCGCGGCACACGAAGGCCGTCGCCGAGGTCGACCGCGGCCTCGAGAGCCTCACGCTCAACCCGCTCCGCCGCCGGCACCGCGCGCTGCTGGAGGCCGACCGGGAGCTGCTCGCCACCCTCACCGTGCTCGTCAACCGCGTGGTCGGGATGACCCGGGCCGTGCACGACCGCTACGACCCGTCGCTCGCCGAGGAGCCCGTCGTGCGCGGCATCGCGACCGAGCTGACGCGCGCCGCCCACGACGTGCGGCTGCTCGCCGAGCACGCGCTGCCGGGCGGCGGATCCGCCGACGCCGCGCAGGAGGAGCCGGCGCTCACGGCGCCGCTCGTGGTGCTCCAGCCGAGCGAGGAGCACTGGATCCTCATCGGCTCGCTGCTGGAGGACATCCGCCGCATCCGGTCGGAGATCATCGGCGGGGCCGAGTGA
- a CDS encoding glucose-6-phosphate dehydrogenase: protein MTSEPSTLVILGASGDLTERLLLPGLGSLVASDRGRRIQLIGTGRSERGADEWRKTVKTAFDSVDAKGRRAAGIVSSTKYIQADPTDLDDLKRILNACEGAPALYFALPPAISIAVCEKLEQLDLPEGTTLALEKPFGSNSRTAAQLNRQLLKLVPEDRIHRTDHFLGLSTVLNLVSLRFANRFFESVWSARDIEEVEILYDETLALEGRAGYYDKSGALVDMIQSHLLQVLAVFAMEPPASIDPDDLRSNIASVLRATEVWDNDPVANSRRARYTGATIDGTRIPAYVKEEGVDPGNETETLAEVTFGIANARWAGVPFRLRSGKALKEASKRIVVTFKPVAHLPRGLHGSARPDRLVIELKPDAITLEVTMDGTGEPFTLTQAAFRTEFAQPELTPYGEVLDGILAGDPRLSVRGDVAERCWRIVAPVMRAWKGDRVPMAEYRAGSTGPTAWR, encoded by the coding sequence ATGACCAGCGAACCCTCCACCCTCGTCATCCTCGGCGCCAGCGGCGACCTCACGGAACGCCTCCTTCTGCCGGGTCTCGGCAGCCTCGTGGCGAGCGATCGGGGGCGGCGGATCCAGCTCATCGGCACCGGCCGGAGCGAGCGCGGGGCGGACGAGTGGCGGAAGACCGTGAAGACCGCGTTCGACTCGGTGGACGCGAAGGGGCGCCGCGCGGCGGGCATCGTCTCGTCCACGAAGTACATCCAGGCCGACCCCACGGACCTCGACGACCTGAAGCGCATCCTCAACGCGTGCGAGGGCGCGCCGGCCCTCTACTTCGCGCTGCCGCCGGCCATCTCCATCGCCGTGTGCGAGAAGCTCGAGCAGCTCGACCTGCCGGAGGGCACCACGCTGGCGCTCGAGAAGCCCTTCGGCTCGAACAGCCGCACGGCCGCCCAGCTCAACCGCCAGCTGCTGAAGCTCGTGCCGGAGGACCGCATCCACCGCACCGACCACTTCCTCGGCCTCTCCACGGTGCTCAACCTCGTGTCGCTCCGCTTCGCGAACCGCTTCTTCGAGTCGGTGTGGAGCGCGCGCGACATCGAGGAGGTCGAGATCCTCTACGACGAGACGCTCGCGCTCGAGGGCCGCGCCGGTTACTACGACAAGTCGGGCGCGCTGGTCGACATGATCCAGAGCCACCTGCTGCAGGTGCTCGCGGTCTTCGCGATGGAGCCGCCGGCGAGCATCGACCCGGACGACCTCCGCTCGAACATCGCCTCCGTGCTCCGCGCCACCGAGGTCTGGGACAACGACCCCGTCGCGAACAGCCGGCGCGCCCGCTACACGGGCGCCACCATCGACGGCACCCGCATCCCCGCGTACGTCAAGGAGGAGGGCGTGGATCCGGGCAACGAGACGGAGACGCTCGCCGAGGTCACGTTCGGCATCGCCAACGCGCGTTGGGCGGGCGTGCCCTTCCGCCTCCGCTCGGGCAAGGCCCTCAAGGAGGCGTCGAAGCGCATCGTCGTCACGTTCAAGCCCGTCGCACACCTCCCGCGCGGCCTGCACGGCTCGGCCCGCCCGGACCGCCTGGTCATCGAGCTGAAGCCCGACGCCATCACCCTCGAGGTCACCATGGACGGCACCGGCGAGCCCTTCACCCTCACGCAGGCCGCCTTCCGCACCGAGTTCGCGCAGCCCGAGCTCACGCCCTACGGCGAGGTGCTCGACGGCATCCTCGCGGGCGACCCGCGGCTGTCGGTCCGCGGCGACGTGGCCGAGCGGTGCTGGCGCATCGTCGCGCCCGTCATGCGCGCCTGGAAGGGCGACCGCGTGCCCATGGCCGAGTACCGCGCCGGCTCCACGGGCCCGACCGCCTGGCGCTGA
- a CDS encoding alpha/beta fold hydrolase, giving the protein MPRSAPPRPPRRPRAPAAERDARGIASRSPRSGDGYCPSGLDPDPRASGLVAGATGTALGTVRQQHDPRRSSATATVLLHGAAGSWTTWTPALRAARDAGAPLGDVVAVDLPGWGDSVLGVPDGDVTLDAMADAVLRVIDDLGYADCRIVGHSMGGFLALHAAVRHPDRVRSVALVSPTLRSVLRSAAHPVRDLAVLPGFSMMLGAMRTTRLLGPAGLPLVRLLERSGLLRPLTSPLFAHVRRVPATVIAALAAEVRPRGFLRATGIAVAYPADDLWPRISCDVTAVRGGRDVFVGPDDLPGLAWDVPGTRFAVVPDAGHFAHVERPAETLRALGLLPVA; this is encoded by the coding sequence ATGCCCCGCTCCGCTCCCCCTCGTCCGCCCCGGCGACCGCGCGCCCCCGCCGCGGAGCGCGACGCCCGCGGCATCGCGAGCCGATCCCCCCGGTCCGGCGACGGCTACTGCCCGTCCGGGCTCGACCCGGATCCCCGCGCCTCCGGCCTGGTCGCCGGCGCGACCGGCACGGCGCTCGGCACGGTGCGGCAGCAGCACGACCCGCGACGGAGCTCCGCCACGGCCACGGTCCTCCTCCACGGGGCCGCCGGATCCTGGACCACCTGGACGCCCGCCCTCCGCGCCGCCCGCGACGCCGGCGCGCCCCTCGGCGACGTCGTGGCCGTCGACCTCCCCGGGTGGGGCGACTCAGTGCTCGGCGTCCCGGACGGGGACGTCACGCTGGACGCCATGGCCGACGCGGTGCTCCGCGTCATCGACGACCTGGGCTACGCCGACTGCCGCATCGTGGGCCACTCGATGGGCGGCTTCCTCGCCCTCCACGCCGCCGTCCGCCATCCGGACCGCGTGCGCTCGGTGGCGCTGGTGTCGCCCACGCTGCGCTCGGTCCTGCGCTCGGCCGCGCATCCCGTCCGGGACCTCGCCGTGCTCCCCGGCTTCAGCATGATGCTCGGGGCGATGCGCACGACCCGGCTCCTCGGCCCGGCCGGGCTCCCCCTCGTCCGGCTCCTCGAGCGCTCGGGGCTCCTGCGCCCGCTCACCTCCCCGCTCTTCGCGCACGTGCGACGGGTGCCCGCGACCGTCATCGCGGCGCTGGCGGCGGAGGTCCGGCCCCGCGGCTTCCTCCGGGCGACGGGGATCGCCGTCGCGTACCCCGCCGACGACCTGTGGCCGCGGATCTCCTGCGACGTCACCGCCGTGCGCGGCGGTCGCGACGTCTTCGTCGGGCCGGACGACCTCCCCGGGCTCGCCTGGGACGTCCCGGGCACGCGCTTCGCGGTGGTCCCCGACGCCGGGCACTTCGCGCACGTCGAACGGCCGGCCGAGACCCTCCGGGCGCTCGGGCTCCTCCCCGTGGCCTGA
- a CDS encoding DNA polymerase III subunit alpha, with protein MSFTHLHVASAFSAHFGTTAPEALVDEVASRGASAAAVTDRDGLYGAVRHIRRAIAAGVSPVVGAELGLTGEHPGRITVLAHGGTHGQGWAALSRLISASHGRGTARSTARSAQAGISRTRPPGFLLGDDGPVGTVMLGPDSDVGRAVAAGDHALASRHLAEWARLLPGAIAVEVVCHYTEPGEAASLRHAARMLELADAHRVPAVLTNAVRYLAPDDALTGDVLDSAGTLRPLGSFRAQPNGQAWLKTPEEMQEIAREVAGASALDRRAGEALLRATEELADRCRLDPDADLAWRKPKLPEKEVLGVTGDPDEALWRKAEAGVTERFGHVDEAMRQRVLARMRTELQTITGFGFATYFLTVADVCSLMRDMGVRNQARGSGAGSLVNYLLRISNVDPLEHDLLFERFLGKVRSTLPDIDIDVESARRHEVYHRVFERYGSNRVTLLSMQNTYRARGAARDAGLALDLDEQQIDFIAKNIWRFNAREFRAVLETKPELKPIADLVRDDPSIDLLVDLTERLDRLPRHISMHPCGVILGDSDLLSTSPVQPSGMGLPMSQFDKDDIDDMGLLKLDILGVRMQSTMAYALDEIHRIHGARSAVAGGIPVDARYVHRDGRIELDEIPHDDEETFAAIRTTHTLGMFQIESPGQRELIGKMQPDVYEDLIADISLFRPGPMKGNMVAPFLDTKHGITRPDYLHPRFAPFLAPTFGVVIYHEQVIRIFADCMQVSLAEADELRRNMERQDTVVERAFRERTTTHVDGRTGRRPFSDADVERIWKALKGFGSFGFCKAHGAAFALPTWQSAWLKTHYPAEFLAGILTHDPGMYPKRLLLTEARRMGVPVLPLDVDRSTGVYRVERVAGEATTGRTRIGELGIRLSLQDVHGMSEAEMARIVAGQPYDSISDFYAKAQPSRALLERLAAVGALDSLAASADDAAGARGPASRGDVMAYVRRLTARAARPADPAGQLPLFVDDRDLIPRGSPDPDGRARVAAELDILQMEVTAHVLESYRPMLDELGVIPASQLLEVRSGSEVVVAGIRIATQTPPMRSGKRVVFISLDDGSGCSDSTFFDEAQQKAGPMLFGTRLLVIRGRTRRTGERGVSIQAEDAWDLKEMWARWQDARRQGGGDGMDGMDDAAEVA; from the coding sequence GTGAGCTTCACCCACCTGCACGTCGCGTCCGCCTTCTCCGCCCACTTCGGCACCACGGCGCCCGAGGCGCTGGTCGACGAGGTCGCGTCCCGGGGCGCGTCGGCCGCGGCCGTCACCGACCGCGACGGGCTCTACGGCGCCGTCCGCCACATCCGCCGCGCAATCGCCGCGGGGGTCTCCCCCGTCGTCGGCGCCGAGCTCGGGCTCACGGGCGAGCACCCGGGCCGGATCACGGTGCTCGCGCACGGCGGCACGCACGGCCAGGGGTGGGCGGCGCTCAGCCGGCTCATCAGCGCGAGCCACGGGCGGGGCACGGCGAGGAGCACGGCCCGCAGCGCCCAGGCGGGCATCTCGCGCACCCGGCCGCCCGGGTTCCTGCTCGGCGACGACGGGCCGGTCGGCACCGTGATGCTCGGGCCCGACTCGGACGTGGGCCGCGCGGTCGCGGCGGGCGACCACGCGCTCGCCTCCCGGCACCTCGCGGAGTGGGCGCGGCTCCTCCCGGGCGCGATCGCCGTCGAGGTGGTCTGCCACTACACGGAGCCCGGCGAGGCCGCGAGCCTCCGCCACGCCGCCCGGATGCTGGAGCTCGCGGACGCGCACCGCGTCCCGGCCGTCCTCACCAACGCCGTGCGCTACCTCGCGCCCGACGACGCGCTCACGGGCGACGTGCTCGACTCCGCGGGCACGCTCCGGCCGCTCGGCTCGTTCCGGGCGCAGCCGAACGGCCAGGCGTGGCTGAAGACCCCGGAGGAGATGCAGGAGATCGCGCGCGAGGTCGCCGGCGCCTCCGCCCTCGACCGCCGCGCCGGCGAGGCCCTGCTGCGCGCCACCGAGGAGCTCGCCGACCGGTGCCGGCTGGATCCGGACGCCGACCTCGCCTGGCGGAAGCCGAAGCTGCCGGAGAAGGAGGTCCTGGGCGTCACGGGCGACCCGGACGAGGCGCTCTGGCGGAAGGCCGAGGCCGGCGTCACCGAGCGGTTCGGCCACGTCGACGAGGCCATGCGGCAGCGCGTGCTCGCGCGGATGCGCACCGAGCTGCAGACCATCACGGGCTTCGGCTTCGCCACCTACTTCCTCACCGTCGCCGACGTGTGCTCGCTCATGCGCGACATGGGCGTGCGCAACCAGGCGCGCGGATCCGGCGCCGGCAGCCTCGTCAACTACCTGCTGCGCATCTCCAACGTCGACCCGCTCGAGCACGACCTGCTCTTCGAGCGCTTCCTCGGCAAGGTGCGCTCGACGCTGCCCGACATCGACATCGACGTGGAGTCCGCCCGCCGGCACGAGGTGTACCACCGGGTGTTCGAGCGGTACGGCAGCAACCGGGTCACGCTGCTGTCGATGCAGAACACCTACCGGGCCCGCGGCGCCGCGCGCGACGCGGGGCTCGCGCTCGACCTCGACGAGCAGCAGATCGACTTCATCGCCAAGAACATCTGGCGCTTCAACGCGCGCGAGTTCCGGGCGGTGCTCGAGACGAAGCCCGAGCTCAAGCCCATCGCCGACCTCGTGCGCGACGACCCGAGCATCGACCTGCTGGTCGACCTCACCGAGCGGCTCGACCGGCTCCCCCGGCACATCTCCATGCACCCGTGCGGCGTGATCCTCGGCGACTCCGACCTGCTGAGCACGAGCCCCGTGCAGCCGAGCGGCATGGGCCTGCCCATGAGCCAGTTCGACAAGGACGACATCGACGACATGGGGCTGCTCAAGCTCGACATCCTGGGCGTGCGGATGCAGAGCACCATGGCGTACGCGCTGGACGAGATCCACCGCATCCACGGCGCGCGCTCGGCGGTCGCGGGCGGCATCCCGGTCGACGCGCGCTACGTGCACCGCGACGGCCGCATCGAGCTCGACGAGATCCCGCACGACGACGAGGAGACCTTCGCCGCCATCCGCACCACGCACACGCTCGGCATGTTCCAGATCGAGTCGCCGGGCCAGCGCGAGCTCATCGGCAAGATGCAGCCCGACGTCTACGAGGACCTCATCGCCGACATCTCGCTGTTCCGGCCGGGCCCCATGAAGGGCAACATGGTGGCGCCCTTCCTCGACACGAAGCACGGCATCACCCGGCCCGACTACCTGCACCCCCGGTTCGCGCCGTTCCTCGCGCCCACCTTCGGCGTCGTCATCTACCACGAGCAGGTCATCCGGATCTTCGCCGACTGCATGCAGGTCTCCCTCGCGGAGGCCGACGAGCTGCGCCGCAACATGGAGCGGCAGGACACCGTGGTCGAGCGGGCCTTCCGGGAGCGCACCACGACGCACGTCGACGGGCGCACGGGCCGGCGCCCGTTCTCCGACGCCGACGTCGAGCGCATCTGGAAGGCGCTGAAGGGCTTCGGCTCGTTCGGGTTCTGCAAGGCGCACGGCGCGGCCTTCGCGCTGCCCACCTGGCAGAGCGCGTGGCTGAAGACGCACTACCCGGCGGAGTTCCTCGCGGGGATCCTCACGCACGACCCGGGCATGTACCCCAAGCGGCTGCTGCTCACCGAGGCCAGGCGCATGGGCGTGCCCGTGCTGCCGCTCGACGTCGACCGGTCGACCGGCGTCTACCGGGTGGAGCGCGTCGCGGGCGAGGCGACGACCGGGCGCACGCGCATCGGCGAGCTCGGGATCCGGCTGTCGCTGCAGGACGTGCACGGCATGAGCGAGGCGGAGATGGCGCGCATCGTCGCGGGCCAGCCGTACGACTCCATCAGCGACTTCTACGCGAAGGCGCAGCCGTCGCGCGCGCTGCTGGAGCGGCTCGCCGCGGTGGGCGCGCTCGACTCGCTGGCCGCGTCCGCCGACGACGCCGCCGGCGCCCGCGGTCCCGCGTCCCGGGGCGACGTGATGGCGTACGTGCGGCGGCTCACGGCGCGGGCGGCCCGGCCCGCGGATCCGGCCGGGCAGCTGCCGCTGTTCGTCGACGACCGCGACCTCATCCCGCGCGGCTCGCCCGACCCCGACGGCCGCGCGCGGGTCGCCGCCGAGCTCGACATCCTGCAGATGGAGGTCACCGCGCACGTGCTGGAGAGCTACCGGCCGATGCTCGACGAGCTCGGCGTCATCCCGGCGAGCCAGCTGCTCGAGGTGCGCAGCGGATCGGAGGTGGTGGTCGCGGGGATCCGCATCGCCACGCAGACGCCGCCCATGCGCAGCGGCAAGCGCGTGGTCTTCATCAGCCTCGACGACGGCTCCGGCTGCTCCGACTCCACCTTCTTCGACGAGGCGCAGCAGAAGGCGGGGCCCATGCTCTTCGGCACGCGGCTGCTCGTCATCCGCGGGCGCACCCGGCGCACGGGCGAGCGGGGCGTCTCCATCCAGGCGGAGGACGCGTGGGACCTCAAGGAGATGTGGGCGCGCTGGCAGGACGCCCGGCGGCAGGGCGGCGGGGACGGCATGGACGGGATGGACGACGCGGCCGAGGTCGCCTGA
- a CDS encoding LCP family protein, translating to MQHAPQRTRADRARVRGIARHGRLRTPSAGRTVMKGVAAVVAVALASTLSVVGIAAWDLSRTVSANQVDISGGQALPPSLGGIDGGANILIVGSDSRAGQGDGYGAAKDVGTATLNDVTMLLHISEDSSRATVISFPRDMLVPIPACQGPDGTQYPALARAQLNESLSRGGFECTVRMVEGLTGLDIPYGGVVQFNGVVEMSNAVGGVEVCVANGIYDKKTDLALDPGLHTLQGKDAVQFLRTRYGVGDGSDISRIGNQQVFLSALVRTIKSTDTLTNPAKLYGIARAVVDNMQLSTSLADLDTLVSVALTFKDIPLDDVVFLQYPGTVLANGRVQPDEAAAAQLVGLLASDADFSLGQPAATDEAGSVPGSVPGEAATTPPAAESAAPADGSSPAPAPSPTSEVLDQSITGQTAAQSTCSNGQGR from the coding sequence ATGCAGCACGCCCCCCAGAGGACCCGCGCCGACCGGGCCCGCGTCCGCGGCATCGCGCGGCACGGACGCCTCCGCACGCCGAGCGCCGGCCGCACCGTGATGAAGGGCGTCGCGGCCGTCGTCGCCGTCGCGCTCGCGAGCACGCTCTCCGTCGTGGGCATCGCCGCCTGGGACCTCTCGCGCACCGTCTCCGCCAACCAGGTCGACATCTCCGGCGGTCAGGCGCTTCCACCGTCGCTCGGCGGGATCGACGGCGGCGCCAACATCCTCATCGTCGGCAGCGACAGCCGCGCCGGCCAGGGCGACGGCTACGGCGCGGCCAAGGACGTGGGCACCGCGACGCTCAACGACGTGACGATGCTCCTGCACATCAGCGAGGACAGCTCGCGCGCCACCGTGATCTCGTTCCCGCGCGACATGCTCGTCCCGATCCCCGCGTGCCAGGGCCCGGACGGCACGCAGTACCCGGCGCTCGCCCGCGCGCAGCTCAACGAGTCGCTGTCCCGCGGCGGCTTCGAGTGCACCGTGCGCATGGTCGAGGGCCTCACCGGGCTCGACATCCCCTACGGCGGCGTCGTCCAGTTCAACGGCGTGGTCGAGATGTCCAACGCGGTCGGCGGCGTCGAGGTCTGCGTGGCCAACGGCATCTACGACAAGAAGACCGACCTGGCGCTGGATCCCGGCCTGCACACCCTCCAGGGCAAGGACGCGGTGCAGTTCCTCCGCACCCGCTACGGCGTGGGCGACGGCAGCGACATCTCGCGCATCGGCAACCAGCAGGTCTTCCTCAGCGCGCTCGTGCGCACGATCAAGAGCACCGACACCCTGACGAACCCGGCGAAGCTCTACGGCATCGCGCGCGCCGTGGTCGACAACATGCAGCTGTCGACGTCGCTCGCGGACCTCGACACGCTCGTCTCCGTGGCGCTCACGTTCAAGGACATCCCGCTCGACGACGTCGTGTTCCTCCAGTACCCGGGCACGGTGCTCGCCAACGGGCGGGTGCAGCCGGACGAGGCCGCGGCCGCCCAGCTCGTGGGCCTGCTCGCGTCCGACGCGGACTTCTCGCTCGGCCAGCCCGCGGCGACGGACGAGGCCGGCAGCGTCCCGGGCAGCGTGCCGGGCGAGGCCGCCACGACGCCGCCCGCCGCGGAGTCGGCGGCCCCGGCGGACGGATCCTCGCCCGCCCCGGCGCCGTCGCCCACGTCGGAGGTGCTCGACCAGAGCATCACCGGGCAGACGGCCGCGCAGAGCACCTGCTCCAACGGCCAGGGCCGCTAG
- the pnuC gene encoding nicotinamide riboside transporter PnuC, giving the protein MAALEWLFDAQLRIGDQTILWREIVGNLFGLASALGGMRRKVWAWPVGIVGNVLLFTVFLGAVFGTPNPVNLLGQAGRQVMFIAVSVYGWHRWQQARHSGAPVVPRWASGRQRALLVVALVGGTALLTPLFRALGSYEPVWADAWIFVGSLLATYGMAKGWVEFWLIWVAVDLVGVPLLVGAGYYASAFMYVFYGAFTLTGFFVWMRARGTASPAVETAFPDPRVVEAPADR; this is encoded by the coding sequence ATGGCGGCACTCGAGTGGCTGTTCGACGCGCAGCTCCGCATCGGCGACCAGACCATCCTCTGGCGCGAGATCGTCGGCAACCTCTTCGGCCTCGCCAGCGCGCTCGGCGGCATGCGCCGGAAGGTCTGGGCGTGGCCCGTCGGCATCGTCGGCAACGTGCTCCTCTTCACCGTCTTCCTCGGCGCCGTCTTCGGCACGCCGAACCCCGTGAACCTCCTCGGCCAGGCCGGACGCCAGGTCATGTTCATCGCCGTGTCCGTCTACGGCTGGCACCGCTGGCAGCAAGCCCGGCACAGTGGCGCGCCCGTGGTGCCGCGCTGGGCGTCCGGCCGCCAGCGCGCCCTGCTCGTCGTCGCGCTCGTCGGCGGCACGGCGCTCCTCACGCCCCTCTTCCGCGCGCTCGGCTCCTACGAGCCCGTGTGGGCCGACGCCTGGATCTTCGTCGGCTCGCTCCTCGCCACCTACGGCATGGCCAAGGGCTGGGTCGAGTTCTGGCTCATCTGGGTGGCGGTCGACCTCGTCGGCGTGCCGCTCCTCGTGGGCGCGGGCTACTACGCGTCGGCGTTCATGTACGTCTTCTACGGCGCCTTCACCCTCACGGGCTTCTTCGTCTGGATGCGCGCCCGCGGCACCGCGTCGCCCGCGGTCGAGACGGCGTTCCCGGATCCGCGCGTCGTCGAGGCGCCCGCCGACCGCTGA
- a CDS encoding dienelactone hydrolase family protein → MPVTLTEIPLPAAGPGASPGLHGVLAVPDGVGPWPAVVVVHEAFGVTDVMRRQAERLAAAGFLALMPDLFSAGGARRCLVATFRTLAAGEGRAFVDVESARRLLLDRDDCTGRIGVIGFCMGGGFALAAASRGFDASSVNYGMLPEDLDGVLAGACPIVASYGGRDRQLAGAAARLEAGLVAHGIDHDVREYPDAGHAFLNDAESGPRILRPVLRATGLGPEPASAADAWRRIDAFLGAHLRG, encoded by the coding sequence ATGCCCGTGACCCTCACCGAGATCCCGCTCCCCGCCGCCGGCCCCGGCGCCTCGCCCGGCCTGCACGGCGTGCTGGCGGTCCCGGACGGCGTCGGGCCCTGGCCAGCCGTCGTGGTGGTCCACGAGGCCTTCGGCGTCACCGACGTGATGCGGCGCCAGGCGGAGCGGCTCGCCGCGGCCGGCTTCCTCGCACTGATGCCCGACCTGTTCTCCGCGGGCGGCGCGCGCCGGTGCCTCGTCGCCACCTTCCGCACGCTGGCCGCGGGCGAGGGCCGCGCGTTCGTCGACGTCGAGTCGGCCCGCCGGCTCCTCCTCGACCGCGACGACTGCACCGGGCGCATCGGGGTCATCGGCTTCTGCATGGGCGGCGGGTTCGCCCTCGCGGCGGCCTCCCGCGGGTTCGACGCCTCGAGCGTCAACTACGGCATGCTGCCCGAGGACCTCGACGGCGTCCTCGCGGGCGCCTGCCCGATCGTCGCCAGCTACGGCGGACGCGACCGGCAGCTCGCCGGGGCGGCGGCCCGGCTCGAGGCGGGGCTCGTCGCCCACGGCATCGACCACGACGTGCGGGAGTACCCGGACGCCGGGCACGCGTTCCTCAACGACGCGGAGTCGGGGCCGCGGATCCTCCGCCCGGTGCTCCGCGCCACCGGGCTCGGGCCCGAGCCCGCGTCCGCCGCGGACGCCTGGCGGCGGATCGACGCCTTCCTCGGCGCGCACCTGCGGGGCTGA
- a CDS encoding alpha/beta fold hydrolase: MTRPLPGYSPRELDPDPRASGLVRGTTPTPLGVVRHHHPARRGSDTATVLLHGAAGSWTTWTPLLGTAREAGAPFADVVAIDLPGWGGSPLDAADADATVDAIADAVTRVVDGLGYARWRLVGHSMGGFIALHLAARDPARAESLALVSPTTYSVIRSVAHPVRAFRIIPGFTMMLGIMRTMRRLGRPGAALIRGVGRVRLMRAIALPLFAHGWRVRRSIVDAIATEARPRAFSLAAEVTRGYDADGLWSRIVCPVVAVRGDDDVFVSRDDLDRLARAVPDLRHAVIPDAGHFAHVERPAETLRALGLLPGV; this comes from the coding sequence GTGACCCGGCCGCTCCCGGGCTACAGCCCGCGCGAGCTCGACCCGGACCCGCGCGCGTCCGGCCTCGTGCGCGGCACGACGCCCACGCCGCTCGGGGTCGTGCGGCACCACCACCCGGCGCGCCGCGGCTCGGACACCGCGACCGTCCTGCTGCACGGCGCCGCCGGGTCCTGGACCACGTGGACGCCGCTGCTCGGGACCGCCCGGGAGGCCGGCGCCCCGTTCGCCGACGTCGTCGCGATCGACCTACCGGGCTGGGGCGGCTCCCCGCTCGACGCCGCCGACGCGGACGCGACCGTCGACGCCATCGCCGACGCCGTCACGCGCGTGGTCGACGGCCTCGGCTACGCGCGCTGGCGCCTCGTCGGCCACTCGATGGGCGGGTTCATCGCGCTGCACCTCGCCGCGCGCGATCCCGCGCGCGCCGAATCGCTCGCGCTCGTCTCCCCCACCACGTACTCGGTCATCCGGAGCGTCGCCCACCCGGTGCGCGCCTTCCGCATCATCCCGGGCTTCACGATGATGCTCGGGATCATGCGCACCATGCGCCGCCTCGGCCGCCCGGGCGCGGCGCTCATCCGGGGCGTCGGCCGCGTCCGGCTGATGCGCGCGATCGCCCTCCCGCTCTTCGCGCACGGCTGGCGCGTGCGGCGGTCGATCGTCGACGCGATCGCGACGGAGGCCCGGCCCCGCGCGTTCTCGCTCGCGGCGGAGGTCACGCGCGGCTACGACGCCGACGGGCTCTGGTCGCGCATCGTCTGCCCGGTCGTCGCGGTGCGCGGCGACGACGACGTGTTCGTCTCCCGGGACGACCTCGACCGGCTGGCGCGCGCGGTCCCCGACCTCCGCCACGCGGTGATCCCGGACGCCGGCCACTTCGCGCACGTCGAGCGGCCGGCCGAGACGCTGCGGGCGCTCGGGCTGCTCCCCGGCGTCTGA